In Triticum aestivum cultivar Chinese Spring chromosome 5B, IWGSC CS RefSeq v2.1, whole genome shotgun sequence, the following proteins share a genomic window:
- the LOC123111722 gene encoding probable protein phosphatase 2C 68 produces MSMAQVCCDSASSAVVVGAEAEARARARAGRRRRAGDAAARWKVTAEAPQGADEAAATRKRRAAGGEGVAAKRHGFTSVAGRRREMEDAVSIREAFTAPAEEGKPRRDFYGVFDGHGCSHVADACKDRMHELVAEELAGAAQPESWTAAMERSFARMDAEVTASGGGDSASCRCEANKCDHVGSTAVVAVVGEQRVLVANCGDSRAVLCRDGAPVVLSSDHKPDRPDELERIEAAGGRVIFWEGARVLGVLAMSRAIGDGYLKPFVTAVPEVTVTDRAAGDECLILASDGLWDVVNNETACEVARACLRRGRDRWCAEAAAMLTKLALTKNSSDNISVVVVDLRPRNHL; encoded by the coding sequence ATGTCGATGGCGCAGGTGTGCTGTGACTCGGCCTCGTCGGCGGTGGTGgtcggggcggaggcggaggccagGGCCAGGGCGCGCGCCGGGAGGCGCCGCAGGGCGGGGGACGCGGCGGCCAGGTGGAAGGTCACCGCGGAGGCGCCGCAGGGAGCCGACGAGGCCGCGGCCACGAGGAAGCGCCGCGCGGCTGGGGGCGAGGGGGTGGCCGCGAAACGCCACGGGTTCACGTCGGTTGCCGGACGGAGGAGGGAGATGGAGGATGCCGTCTCCATACGGGAGGCCTTCACCGCCCCGGCCGAGGAGGGGAAGCCCAGGCGCGACTTCTACGGCGTTTTCGACGGACACGGCTGCTCGCACGTGGCGGACGCGTGCAAAGACCGGatgcacgagctcgtcgccgaggagctggccggcgcGGCCCAGCCCGAGTCCTGGACCGCCGCAATGGAGCGCAGCTTCGCGAGGATGGACGCCGAGGTGACCGCCAGCGGGGGCGGCGACAGCGCCAGCTGCCGCTGCGAGGCCAACAAGTGCGACCACGTGGGGTCCACGGCCGTGGTGGCCGTCGTGGGGGAGCAGCGCGTCCTGGTGGCCAACTGCGGCGACTCCCGCGCCGTGCTCTGCCGCGACGGCGCGCCCGTCGTCCTCTCCTCCGACCACAAGCCAGACAGGCCGGACGAGCTGGAGAGGATCGAGGCCGCCGGCGGCCGCGTCATATTCTGGGAGGGCGCGAGGGTGCTGGGCGTCCTAGCCATGTCACGGGCCATCGGCGACGGCTATCTGAAGCCGTTCGTGACGGCGGTCCCGGAGGTGACGGTGACCGACAGGGCGGCCGGCGACGAGTGCCTGATCCTGGCCAGCGACGGTCTGTGGGACGTGGTCAACAACGAGACGGCGTGCGAGGTAGCCCGGGCCTGCCTCCGGAGGGGCAGAGACAGGTGGTGCGCCGAGGCAGCGGCCATGCTCACCAAGCTGGCTCTGACCAAGAACAGCTCGGACAACATCTCCGTTGTCGTCGTGGATCTCCGGCCAAGGAATCATTTGTAG